A genomic stretch from Ureibacillus composti includes:
- a CDS encoding ABC transporter permease, which yields MNINNLHEQFKETIAKEKRWVRFYQLLILLAFFTLWEVASNLRWIDQLIFSSPSKIWILFLDNVRDGTLAVHISYTLFETVLGFIIGTLLGTILAAILWWSPFLSKILDPYLVILNAMPKVALGPILIVALGPGMTSIITMGAIISVIISTIVIYTSFKNVDANYLKVLQTFNATRFQMFKEAILPASFPTIISTLKVNVGLSWVGVIVGEFLVSSKGLGYLIIYGFQVFNFNLVLMSLLIIAIFATIMYQLVELLERKLIKD from the coding sequence TTTAAAGAAACAATTGCAAAAGAAAAACGCTGGGTTAGATTTTATCAATTATTAATTTTACTTGCTTTCTTTACTTTATGGGAAGTTGCTTCTAATTTAAGGTGGATTGATCAACTAATTTTTAGTTCACCATCAAAAATTTGGATATTGTTTTTAGATAATGTAAGGGACGGCACTTTAGCCGTTCATATTAGTTATACTTTATTTGAAACTGTGTTAGGGTTCATTATTGGTACCTTATTAGGAACAATTTTAGCAGCAATATTGTGGTGGTCGCCATTTCTATCTAAAATTTTAGACCCATATTTAGTTATTCTAAATGCGATGCCTAAAGTGGCGTTAGGTCCGATCTTAATTGTAGCGCTTGGTCCGGGGATGACTTCTATTATAACAATGGGTGCGATTATATCTGTAATTATCTCGACGATCGTCATCTATACTTCATTTAAAAATGTGGATGCAAATTACTTAAAGGTATTACAGACTTTTAATGCAACCCGTTTTCAAATGTTTAAAGAAGCAATTTTACCAGCTTCATTCCCGACAATCATTTCGACATTAAAAGTGAATGTAGGACTTTCTTGGGTTGGGGTAATTGTTGGAGAATTCCTCGTTTCTTCAAAAGGTCTCGGTTATCTCATAATTTACGGATTCCAAGTATTTAATTTCAATCTTGTATTAATGTCATTATTAATCATTGCTATTTTTGCAACAATTATGTATCAACTAGTTGAATTATTAGAGCGAAAACTTATTAAAGATTAA
- a CDS encoding YlaI family protein → MRVKCVICDTITNLDDDSPLSKKLRNRPIHTYMCDDCHERIATKTEARVATGKFRFFRTSSKLDEDF, encoded by the coding sequence ATGCGCGTTAAATGTGTCATTTGCGATACAATCACGAACCTTGATGATGACTCACCATTATCAAAAAAATTGCGCAACCGTCCAATTCATACGTATATGTGCGATGATTGTCACGAGCGTATTGCTACTAAAACGGAAGCTCGTGTAGCAACAGGTAAATTCCGTTTTTTCCGCACCTCTTCAAAATTAGATGAGGATTTCTAA
- a CDS encoding peptidyl-prolyl cis-trans isomerase, which translates to MENIIPIKGAVTYKITIDPTVWIFDDRRIDLKTYFTEPDEQESEDLKYLLSMGKHWSREIMEGATFPPTLKTERKFDRQGMKTGTFGMQIKYFLDNAKLEENATKVIFECKDGSEHAFSMDEAYKLIFKFSQDGKPLLEDGPVHLLYADGSNVDNPIRNIAAIRVE; encoded by the coding sequence ATGGAAAATATTATTCCAATTAAAGGTGCCGTTACATATAAAATAACAATTGATCCAACTGTTTGGATTTTCGACGATCGTCGTATTGATTTAAAAACTTATTTTACTGAACCAGATGAACAAGAATCAGAAGACCTAAAATATTTATTATCTATGGGTAAGCATTGGTCTCGCGAAATTATGGAGGGAGCTACATTTCCTCCAACACTGAAAACAGAAAGAAAATTTGATCGCCAAGGTATGAAAACAGGTACATTTGGTATGCAAATTAAATATTTCTTAGATAATGCAAAACTAGAAGAAAATGCAACAAAAGTTATTTTTGAATGCAAAGATGGTTCGGAACATGCGTTTTCAATGGATGAAGCCTATAAGTTAATTTTTAAATTTAGTCAGGATGGTAAACCACTATTAGAAGATGGGCCAGTTCATCTTTTATATGCAGATGGGTCAAATGTTGACAATCCAATTAGAAATATTGCAGCAATTCGCGTCGAATAG
- a CDS encoding YlaN family protein, with translation MDTKSPASFQEKAVELLLSDADKIARLIRVQMDHLTMPQCPLYEEVLDTQMFGLSREIDFAVKLGLIEREQGKSILDTLEKELSLLHEAYTNR, from the coding sequence ATGGATACAAAATCACCAGCTTCCTTCCAGGAAAAAGCAGTGGAATTACTTCTATCAGATGCAGATAAAATAGCACGTTTGATAAGAGTACAAATGGATCATTTAACGATGCCACAATGTCCTTTATATGAAGAAGTCTTAGATACACAAATGTTTGGCTTATCACGTGAGATAGATTTTGCTGTTAAGTTAGGTTTAATTGAGCGTGAACAAGGGAAAAGCATTCTCGATACGTTAGAAAAAGAACTATCCCTGTTACATGAAGCGTACACAAACAGATAA
- a CDS encoding FtsW/RodA/SpoVE family cell cycle protein, translating to MRKYLATYVRNFDYPLFFTYVFMCLFGLVMIYSASMMVAIVYEDASPDYFYKKQLFNLVVAGLAFLVGAFFPYKHYSNKKLMVVLLGIMLVLLFWVWNFGVGEDSTGSQSWINVFNITTFQPSEFAKLFIILYFAGAFYNKSRNNSIEELQPNNIIYPIIVWIGVIFCVANETDLGAVGIISGIAFAVVAASGIRFRIFMKFFAVLGGFGAAIIGFLMLVKGDEILTPNRLGRFKAFLNPFEYESGSGHQVINGYIAIGSGGLDGVGLGQSIQKLGYLPEPQTDFIMAIIAEELGIFGVIIVLGGLGFIVLKALLIAINTRDPLARMIAAGIASWIAIQTFINLGGLSGLIPLTGVTLPFISYGGTSIILLSLAMGILINVSMYVKIEKRKL from the coding sequence ATGAGAAAATATTTAGCTACTTATGTAAGGAATTTTGATTACCCTTTATTTTTTACATATGTGTTTATGTGTTTATTTGGACTTGTCATGATTTATAGTGCAAGTATGATGGTAGCAATTGTATACGAAGACGCATCTCCAGATTATTTCTATAAGAAACAATTATTTAATTTAGTTGTGGCGGGATTAGCATTTTTAGTTGGTGCTTTTTTCCCCTATAAACACTATAGTAACAAAAAATTAATGGTTGTCTTATTGGGGATCATGTTAGTTTTACTTTTCTGGGTATGGAATTTTGGAGTAGGGGAAGATTCAACTGGTTCGCAAAGTTGGATCAATGTTTTTAATATAACAACCTTTCAGCCGTCAGAATTTGCTAAACTATTTATAATATTATATTTTGCAGGTGCGTTTTATAATAAGAGCCGCAATAATTCAATTGAAGAATTACAACCAAATAATATTATTTATCCGATAATTGTTTGGATTGGCGTGATTTTTTGTGTTGCGAACGAAACCGATTTAGGAGCTGTTGGCATTATCTCTGGCATTGCATTCGCTGTGGTAGCCGCAAGTGGAATTCGTTTTAGAATATTTATGAAATTTTTTGCTGTTTTAGGTGGATTTGGTGCAGCAATTATAGGATTTTTAATGCTTGTTAAAGGTGATGAAATATTGACTCCAAACCGCCTTGGACGATTTAAAGCATTTCTAAACCCATTTGAATATGAAAGTGGGTCAGGCCATCAAGTTATTAACGGTTATATTGCAATCGGTTCCGGTGGTTTAGATGGTGTTGGTCTAGGGCAATCGATTCAAAAACTTGGTTACTTACCTGAACCGCAAACCGATTTTATTATGGCAATCATAGCGGAAGAATTGGGGATTTTTGGGGTAATTATCGTTCTTGGAGGACTCGGTTTTATTGTTTTGAAAGCACTTCTCATTGCAATTAACACGAGAGATCCATTAGCGCGTATGATTGCTGCTGGGATCGCAAGTTGGATTGCAATTCAAACATTTATTAACTTAGGGGGACTATCGGGACTTATCCCGTTAACCGGTGTTACACTACCTTTTATTAGTTATGGTGGAACATCTATAATATTACTTTCACTAGCCATGGGGATACTAATCAATGTTTCTATGTATGTGAAGATAGAAAAGAGAAAATTGTAA
- the pyc gene encoding pyruvate carboxylase, whose amino-acid sequence MGKINKILVANRGEIAIRIFRACNELNLKTVAIYSREDSGSYHRYKSDESYLVGKGKKPIDAYLDIEGIIEIAKHSNVDAIHPGYGFLSENVEFARRCEEEGIIFIGPTSTHLHMFGDKVKAREQAIQANIPVIPGSDGPVNSLEEVAAFGEQYGYPLMIKAALGGGGRGMRLVQTKEELASAYERAKSEAKAAFGSDEVYVEKAIIKPKHIEVQILGDDEGNIVHLYERDCSIQRRHQKVVEIAPSNSISQDLRNRICDAAVKLMKNVNYVNAGTVEFLVSGDEFYFIEVNPRIQVEHTITEMITGIDIVHAQIKIAEGQSLFSDYIGIPEQDKIPLFGYAIQSRVTTEDPTNNFMPDTGKLMVYRSSGGFGVRLDAGNGFQGAVVTPYYDSLLVKISTWGMTFREAAAKMDRNLREFRIRGVKTNIPFLDNVVLHEKFITGEFDTSFIDSTPELFEFSERKDRGTKLLNYIGNVTLNGFPGIEKKKKPILVQPNKPKITLATEVPNGTKQILDECGPEGLVEWIKQQNEVLLTDTTFRDAHQSLLATRVRSQDMFQIADYNARMLHNFFSFEMWGGATFDVSYRFLKEDPWARLETLRKQIPNVLFQMLFRGANAVGYQNYPDNLIREFIKESAGAGIDVFRIFDSLNWIKGMEVAIDEVRQSGKIAEATICYTGDILDDSRSKYSVQYYKDMAKALEETGAHILAIKDMAGLLKPEAAYRLVSELKEATNLPIHLHTHDTSGNGIYTYARAIEAGVDIIDTALGSMSGLTSQPSANSLYYAMKGNKRELRADIESLEQLSYYWDDVRKYYNDFESGMNSPHSEIYVHEMPGGQYSNLQQQAKAVGLGDRWDEVKKMYSRVNLLFGDIVKVTPSSKVVGDMALFMVQNDLNEENIYTRGTTIDFPDSVVEFFQGYLGQPHGGFPVELQKVILKDREAITIRPGELLEPVDFKELEQTIAQKFGRSATKQDVLAYALYPKVFEQYVSAVNQFGDISVLDTPTFFYGLKLGEEIEVEIEKGKTLIIKLIEIGEPQHDGTRIIYFELNGQSRELVIQDLTVEVDGTIALKADPSNPNQIGATMPGTVLKVVVSKGSSVKRGDHLLITEAMKMETTVQAPKDGVVKEVYASAGDAISTGDLLIEIE is encoded by the coding sequence ATGGGTAAAATTAATAAGATATTAGTTGCCAATCGTGGCGAAATTGCAATTCGAATTTTTCGTGCATGCAATGAGTTGAATCTAAAAACAGTAGCAATTTATTCTCGTGAAGATAGTGGTTCATATCATCGTTACAAGTCGGATGAATCTTACCTAGTGGGTAAAGGGAAAAAACCAATTGATGCATACTTAGATATTGAAGGAATCATTGAAATCGCTAAGCACTCAAATGTAGATGCGATTCACCCTGGTTATGGCTTTTTATCTGAAAATGTCGAGTTTGCTAGACGTTGCGAAGAGGAAGGAATTATATTTATAGGCCCAACTTCAACACATCTACATATGTTTGGTGACAAAGTGAAAGCTAGAGAACAAGCAATTCAGGCAAATATTCCTGTAATACCTGGTAGTGATGGTCCAGTTAACTCTCTAGAAGAAGTGGCAGCATTTGGTGAACAATATGGCTATCCTTTAATGATTAAAGCTGCACTAGGTGGCGGAGGACGTGGAATGCGTCTGGTTCAAACAAAAGAAGAGTTAGCATCTGCTTATGAACGTGCAAAATCAGAAGCAAAAGCAGCTTTTGGATCTGATGAAGTTTATGTAGAGAAGGCTATTATTAAACCGAAGCATATAGAAGTTCAAATTTTAGGTGATGATGAAGGAAATATTGTTCATCTATATGAACGAGACTGTTCTATTCAAAGACGTCATCAAAAGGTTGTTGAAATAGCACCTTCAAATTCAATATCTCAAGATTTACGAAATCGTATTTGTGATGCAGCCGTTAAATTAATGAAAAACGTTAATTACGTAAATGCAGGAACAGTAGAATTTTTAGTTTCTGGTGATGAGTTCTACTTCATTGAAGTAAATCCACGTATACAAGTGGAACATACAATTACAGAAATGATTACAGGTATTGATATTGTCCATGCGCAAATTAAAATCGCTGAGGGACAGTCTTTATTCTCTGATTATATTGGAATACCTGAGCAAGATAAAATTCCATTATTCGGTTATGCTATTCAATCCCGTGTAACAACTGAAGATCCAACAAACAACTTTATGCCGGATACAGGGAAGTTAATGGTATACCGTTCAAGTGGTGGATTTGGTGTCCGTCTAGATGCGGGTAACGGTTTCCAAGGTGCTGTTGTTACACCTTACTATGATTCGTTACTAGTAAAAATTTCAACTTGGGGTATGACATTCCGTGAAGCAGCTGCAAAAATGGACCGTAATCTACGTGAATTCCGTATACGTGGTGTAAAAACGAATATTCCGTTTTTAGATAATGTAGTTTTACATGAGAAATTTATTACTGGTGAATTTGATACGAGCTTTATCGACTCAACACCAGAATTATTCGAATTCTCAGAAAGAAAAGACCGTGGAACAAAACTATTAAACTATATCGGGAATGTAACTTTAAATGGTTTCCCAGGTATTGAAAAGAAAAAGAAACCTATTTTGGTTCAACCTAATAAGCCTAAAATTACGCTTGCAACTGAAGTGCCAAATGGAACAAAGCAAATTTTAGACGAATGTGGCCCTGAAGGTTTAGTAGAGTGGATTAAGCAACAAAATGAAGTTTTATTAACTGATACAACTTTCCGTGATGCACATCAATCATTACTTGCGACACGCGTTCGTTCACAGGATATGTTCCAAATAGCAGATTATAATGCTCGTATGTTGCATAATTTCTTCTCATTCGAAATGTGGGGAGGGGCAACATTTGATGTATCTTATCGTTTCTTAAAAGAAGACCCTTGGGCACGTCTTGAAACGCTTCGCAAACAAATTCCGAATGTCTTGTTCCAAATGTTATTCCGTGGTGCCAATGCTGTTGGTTACCAAAACTATCCGGACAACTTAATTCGTGAATTTATAAAAGAATCTGCAGGGGCAGGTATTGATGTATTCCGAATCTTCGACAGTTTGAACTGGATCAAAGGTATGGAAGTGGCAATCGATGAAGTACGTCAATCTGGTAAAATTGCTGAAGCTACAATTTGTTATACAGGAGATATTTTAGATGATAGCCGTTCGAAATACTCTGTTCAATATTATAAAGATATGGCAAAAGCTTTAGAGGAAACAGGAGCTCATATTTTAGCAATTAAAGATATGGCAGGTTTACTAAAACCAGAAGCTGCATATCGATTAGTTTCAGAGTTAAAAGAGGCAACAAATTTACCAATTCATCTTCATACACATGATACTAGTGGAAATGGTATTTACACTTATGCTAGAGCAATTGAAGCAGGTGTCGATATTATTGATACTGCTTTAGGTTCAATGTCTGGCTTGACTTCACAACCAAGCGCAAACTCATTATATTATGCGATGAAAGGCAATAAACGCGAACTACGCGCGGATATTGAATCATTAGAACAGCTTTCTTACTATTGGGATGATGTTCGTAAGTACTATAACGACTTTGAAAGTGGTATGAATAGCCCGCATTCAGAAATTTATGTGCACGAAATGCCAGGCGGACAATATAGTAACCTACAACAACAAGCGAAAGCAGTAGGATTAGGTGATCGCTGGGATGAAGTGAAAAAGATGTATTCTCGTGTGAACCTATTGTTTGGAGATATTGTTAAAGTAACACCATCTTCAAAAGTTGTAGGTGATATGGCTTTATTTATGGTTCAGAATGACTTGAATGAGGAGAATATTTATACTAGAGGTACAACGATTGACTTCCCAGATTCAGTTGTAGAATTCTTCCAAGGCTATTTAGGGCAACCTCATGGTGGATTCCCAGTAGAATTACAAAAAGTTATTCTTAAAGACCGTGAAGCGATAACGATTCGTCCAGGTGAATTACTAGAACCAGTTGATTTTAAAGAGCTTGAACAAACAATTGCACAAAAGTTTGGTCGTTCAGCGACTAAACAAGATGTATTAGCCTATGCTCTTTATCCAAAGGTGTTTGAACAATATGTTTCAGCTGTAAATCAATTCGGAGATATTTCTGTATTAGATACACCAACGTTCTTCTATGGATTGAAACTCGGTGAAGAAATAGAAGTTGAAATTGAAAAAGGAAAAACCTTAATCATAAAATTGATTGAAATTGGTGAGCCTCAGCACGATGGAACTCGAATTATTTACTTTGAGTTAAACGGTCAATCACGTGAATTAGTGATTCAAGATTTAACTGTTGAAGTCGATGGAACGATCGCACTAAAAGCTGACCCAAGTAATCCAAACCAAATTGGAGCAACGATGCCTGGTACTGTACTTAAAGTAGTTGTTTCAAAAGGTAGTTCAGTAAAACGTGGAGATCATCTTCTAATCACTGAAGCAATGAAAATGGAAACAACGGTACAAGCACCAAAAGATGGTGTTGTTAAAGAAGTTTATGCTTCTGCAGGAGACGCGATTTCGACAGGCGACCTTCTAATTGAAATTGAGTAA
- a CDS encoding heme A synthase, whose translation MQQKQNKLLKWIAVATTIGMLLILLGGALVTKTGSGLGCGRNWPDCNGSLIPKEITTEVLIEFSHRFVTGTVSILVLALVIWTWRSLGHVREVKFLGFLAIFFLVAQALIGAAQVLWGQGDFILALHFGISLISFAAVLLLSMIVFEVDKKFDADKVFIDKRLKFHTIGVTLYSYIVVYTGALVRHTDSSLVCLDWPLCRNDQPFSLPNNMYEWVQMGHRLAVLLIFIWITYITVYAIKNYKNQQVLYWGWITAFILVILQVTAGMLIIFTRLNLIVSLMHSLFISLLFGLFCYFILLIARSNLNEKNRN comes from the coding sequence ATAAACTATTAAAATGGATTGCTGTAGCTACAACAATCGGTATGTTGTTAATTTTATTAGGTGGAGCTCTTGTTACAAAAACCGGTAGTGGTTTAGGTTGCGGAAGAAACTGGCCAGATTGTAATGGTTCTCTCATACCCAAGGAAATAACAACGGAAGTATTAATTGAATTTTCCCATAGATTTGTAACGGGAACTGTTTCAATACTTGTTTTAGCATTAGTTATTTGGACTTGGCGCTCTCTTGGTCATGTTCGAGAAGTGAAGTTTTTAGGGTTCTTAGCAATCTTTTTCCTAGTTGCACAAGCTTTAATCGGTGCAGCACAAGTTTTATGGGGACAAGGTGATTTCATCCTAGCTCTCCATTTCGGCATTTCATTAATTTCTTTCGCGGCCGTATTGCTATTATCAATGATTGTATTCGAGGTCGATAAGAAATTTGATGCTGATAAAGTTTTTATTGATAAAAGATTAAAGTTTCATACAATTGGTGTCACACTTTATTCATATATTGTTGTTTATACTGGTGCACTTGTTCGACATACAGATTCTAGTTTGGTTTGTTTAGACTGGCCCTTATGTCGAAATGATCAACCATTCTCTTTACCGAACAATATGTATGAATGGGTTCAAATGGGACATCGACTAGCTGTTTTATTAATATTTATTTGGATTACATATATTACTGTTTACGCCATCAAGAATTATAAAAATCAACAAGTACTTTATTGGGGTTGGATTACGGCATTTATTCTCGTTATACTTCAAGTAACAGCAGGAATGTTAATTATCTTTACTAGATTAAACCTAATCGTATCATTAATGCATTCCTTATTTATCTCATTATTATTTGGCTTGTTCTGCTACTTTATACTCCTAATAGCCCGTAGTAATCTTAATGAAAAGAATCGTAACTAA